From the genome of Hymenobacter sp. PAMC 26628, one region includes:
- the lpdA gene encoding dihydrolipoyl dehydrogenase translates to MALQFDLVVVGSGPGGYVAAIRASQLGLKVGVIERESLGGICLNWGCIPTKALLKSAQVFEYFHHAADYGLSAEGVGFDFAKVVQRSRGVADGMSKGINFLFKKNKIEAVMGVGKLVAPGKVEVTKADGTKETVEAKSIILATGTRARQLPNLPIDDKKIIGYRKAMTLEQMPKKMVVVGSGAIGVEFAYFYRTMGAEVTIVEFMPRIVPVEDEEISRQMEKSYKKIGINVLTNAEVTKVDTSGPGCVVTVKTAKGEEQISCDVVLSAVGIQTNIENIGLEELGIKTERGRVLVDDFYQTNVPGVYAIGDIVPGPALAHVASAEGIICVEKIAGHHPEPLNYQNIPGCTYASPEIASVGYTEAEAKAKGYDILVGKFPFSASGKASAAGAKDGFVKVIFDKKYGEWLGAHMIGANVTELIAEVVVARKLETTGHEIIKSVHPHPTMSEAIMEAAAAAYGEVIHL, encoded by the coding sequence ATGGCATTGCAATTTGATTTGGTGGTGGTGGGCAGCGGCCCGGGCGGCTACGTGGCGGCCATTCGGGCGTCGCAGCTGGGGCTGAAAGTGGGCGTCATTGAGCGCGAAAGCCTCGGCGGCATCTGCCTCAACTGGGGCTGCATTCCCACCAAAGCGCTGCTGAAATCGGCGCAGGTATTCGAGTATTTCCACCACGCCGCCGACTACGGCCTGAGCGCCGAGGGCGTGGGCTTCGACTTTGCGAAGGTGGTGCAGCGCAGCCGCGGCGTGGCCGACGGCATGAGCAAGGGTATCAACTTCCTGTTCAAAAAAAATAAGATTGAAGCCGTGATGGGCGTGGGCAAATTGGTGGCCCCCGGCAAGGTAGAGGTCACCAAGGCCGACGGCACCAAGGAAACCGTGGAAGCCAAGAGCATCATCCTGGCCACCGGCACCCGCGCCCGCCAGCTGCCCAACCTGCCGATTGACGACAAGAAAATCATCGGCTACCGCAAGGCCATGACCCTGGAGCAAATGCCCAAGAAAATGGTGGTGGTGGGCTCGGGGGCCATTGGCGTCGAGTTTGCCTACTTCTACCGCACCATGGGCGCGGAGGTCACCATCGTGGAGTTCATGCCCCGCATCGTGCCAGTGGAGGACGAAGAGATTTCGCGCCAGATGGAGAAATCCTACAAGAAAATTGGCATCAACGTCCTCACCAACGCCGAAGTAACGAAGGTGGATACCAGCGGCCCCGGCTGCGTGGTGACCGTGAAAACGGCCAAGGGCGAGGAGCAAATCAGCTGCGACGTGGTGCTCAGCGCCGTGGGCATCCAGACCAATATTGAAAACATTGGCCTCGAAGAGCTGGGCATTAAAACCGAGCGCGGCCGCGTGTTGGTGGACGACTTTTACCAGACCAACGTGCCCGGCGTGTACGCCATTGGCGACATCGTGCCGGGCCCCGCGCTGGCCCACGTCGCCTCGGCCGAGGGCATTATTTGCGTCGAGAAAATCGCCGGCCACCACCCCGAGCCGCTGAATTACCAGAACATCCCCGGCTGCACCTACGCTTCGCCCGAAATTGCCAGCGTGGGCTACACCGAAGCCGAAGCCAAGGCCAAGGGCTACGACATTCTGGTGGGCAAGTTCCCGTTCTCGGCCTCGGGCAAGGCCAGTGCCGCCGGTGCCAAAGACGGCTTCGTGAAAGTCATCTTCGACAAGAAGTACGGCGAGTGGCTGGGGGCCCACATGATCGGGGCCAACGTGACCGAGCTGATTGCCGAAGTAGTGGTAGCCCGCAAGCTCGAAACCACGGGCCACGAAATCATCAAGTCGGTGCACCCGCACCCCACCATGAGCGAGGCCATTATGGAAGCCGCCGCCGCTGCCTACGGCGAAGTGATTCACCTGTAA
- a CDS encoding DMT family transporter — protein MKNQYRVHAALFLVTLIYAGTYSLAKDLMPVYMEPFGIVTLRVLGASIFFAVAKQLAAPHDKIRGRADNLRALFCGISGIGFNQLLFFSGLNYTSPISASLLQTISPIVVVVASAVLLREKITLFRLLGILVGAGGAAALILSRPAQAAIYPHATLGNIYILLNATFFGLYLVLVAPLMRKYHPFTVLGRIFLVGALVAVPFGWREALATDYAHFPPKIWAEVFYMVFFLTILAYLLNNWALKYASPALLGVYIYLQPVLAVLIAVALGKDTLTWDKAGQAVLIFVGVWLVSKKPKRAPARDAVLEAQE, from the coding sequence ATGAAAAACCAATACCGCGTCCACGCGGCCCTGTTTCTGGTCACGCTCATCTACGCGGGCACTTACAGCCTGGCCAAAGACCTGATGCCCGTGTACATGGAGCCCTTCGGCATCGTGACGCTGCGGGTGCTGGGGGCTTCTATTTTCTTTGCGGTGGCCAAGCAACTGGCCGCCCCCCACGACAAAATTCGGGGCCGGGCCGACAACCTGCGGGCCTTGTTCTGCGGCATCAGCGGCATCGGGTTCAACCAACTGCTGTTTTTTTCGGGCCTGAACTACACGTCGCCCATTTCGGCCTCGCTGCTCCAAACCATCTCGCCCATTGTGGTGGTGGTGGCCTCGGCCGTGCTGCTACGCGAGAAAATAACCCTTTTCCGGCTGCTGGGCATCTTGGTGGGGGCGGGCGGCGCGGCGGCGCTCATCCTCAGCCGGCCGGCGCAGGCCGCCATCTACCCGCACGCCACGCTGGGCAACATCTACATCCTGCTCAACGCCACCTTTTTTGGGCTGTACCTAGTGCTGGTGGCCCCGCTCATGCGTAAGTACCACCCCTTCACGGTGCTGGGACGCATCTTTCTGGTGGGGGCCCTGGTGGCAGTGCCCTTCGGCTGGCGCGAGGCCCTGGCCACCGACTACGCCCACTTCCCCCCAAAAATCTGGGCCGAGGTGTTCTACATGGTGTTTTTCCTCACCATCCTGGCCTACTTGCTCAACAACTGGGCCCTGAAGTACGCCTCCCCTGCCCTGCTCGGTGTGTACATCTACCTCCAGCCGGTGCTAGCCGTGCTCATCGCCGTGGCGCTGGGCAAAGACACCCTCACCTGGGACAAGGCCGGGCAGGCCGTGCTCATCTTCGTGGGCGTGTGGCTGGTGAGCAAAAAGCCCAAGAGGGCCCCAGCGCGAGACGCGGTGCTGGAAGCGCAGGAGTAG
- a CDS encoding Fic family protein: MEEKAANLLYFVVKNHSFSDGNKRIAAFLFVWFLDRNRCLYHPDGSRRLADNALVALTLLIAESKPEDKATMVTLVVNLINQDN, from the coding sequence GTGGAAGAGAAGGCGGCCAACCTGCTGTACTTCGTGGTGAAGAACCACTCGTTTTCCGATGGCAATAAGCGCATTGCGGCCTTCCTATTCGTGTGGTTTCTCGACCGCAACCGCTGCCTCTACCACCCCGACGGTTCGCGCCGGCTGGCCGATAACGCGCTGGTGGCCCTCACATTGCTTATTGCTGAAAGCAAGCCTGAAGACAAAGCCACGATGGTTACGCTGGTGGTAAACCTGATTAACCAGGATAATTAG
- a CDS encoding energy transducer TonB, giving the protein MPLFPGLEPGDSTRSNSERIVKFINDSLRFPPQALRDGVQGRVFFSFNVNALGRATDVRLVQGIRADVDAEVLHNARRLERIQWRPGTQNGRPVSVSFTVPISFGIRHSTASAGDSLDRGPYQKLVLPLASWNGNRPHPPTGKGLVYGRFLQRLSSNTLGQGQYVRLVNMTTHKSFRINVKPVLKTVRENTFCYALPAGRYALFVYEFPDPAWSGLRIHLESILKPPSNATASTLGTTRYQFTVAADKLHYVGTWNLATENQPEFLNEKTLLDGYLQPEYEYLKFAEADLSIPK; this is encoded by the coding sequence ATGCCGCTGTTTCCAGGCCTCGAACCCGGCGACAGCACCCGCTCGAACAGCGAGCGAATTGTAAAATTTATTAACGACAGCCTGCGGTTCCCTCCCCAAGCCCTGCGGGACGGGGTACAGGGCCGAGTATTTTTCTCGTTTAACGTCAACGCCCTCGGCCGCGCAACCGACGTTAGGTTGGTGCAGGGCATCCGTGCCGATGTCGATGCCGAGGTACTGCACAACGCCCGCCGCCTGGAACGCATCCAGTGGCGGCCGGGCACGCAAAACGGGCGGCCCGTGAGCGTAAGTTTCACGGTGCCCATTAGCTTCGGCATTCGCCACAGCACCGCATCTGCGGGCGATTCGCTGGATCGGGGCCCCTACCAAAAGCTCGTGCTGCCCCTGGCGAGCTGGAACGGCAACCGGCCGCACCCGCCCACCGGAAAAGGCTTGGTGTACGGCCGTTTTCTGCAGCGGCTTAGCAGCAACACCTTGGGCCAGGGCCAGTACGTGCGCCTGGTAAACATGACCACCCACAAATCCTTCCGCATCAACGTCAAACCCGTCCTGAAAACTGTGCGGGAAAACACCTTCTGCTACGCGCTGCCGGCCGGGCGCTACGCCTTGTTCGTGTACGAGTTTCCCGACCCCGCGTGGAGCGGCCTGAGGATCCACTTGGAAAGCATCCTCAAGCCACCAAGCAACGCCACGGCCAGCACTTTGGGCACTACCCGCTACCAATTCACAGTAGCGGCCGATAAGCTTCATTACGTAGGCACCTGGAACTTAGCCACCGAAAATCAGCCGGAATTTCTCAACGAAAAAACGCTTCTCGACGGCTACCTACAGCCCGAATACGAATACCTAAAATTTGCAGAGGCCGATTTGAGTATCCCCAAGTAA
- a CDS encoding replication-associated recombination protein A, whose protein sequence is MSPLFPDDEPAAFAPPPGPGPDAPLAERRRPHRLADYAGQPHLLGPQGVLTRYLAAGRLPSLLLWGPPGVGKTTLALLLASELKQPFAALSAINAGVKDVREVIERAKRQRGTVLFIDEIHRFSKAQQDALLGAVENGTITLIGATTENPSFEVIPALLSRCQVYVLEPLGPDTLRDIIAKALAEDPALSQIKVKLKEDHALLALSGGDARKLLNLLEIVVQSTPPDKKGVVTVTDAVVQQVAQRPLARYDKGGEMHYDVISAFIKSIRGSDPNAALYYLAVMLEGGEDVKFIARRMLILASEDIGNANPNALLLATSCFQACTVIGLPESDLILSQTVIYLATSEKSNAAYTAIRAAQAEVRARGVHPVPVPLRNAPTRLLKQLGYGKEYEYSHNGAGNFAAQEFLPDALRGTAYYEPGQNAAEQRIREKLRGWWGEKYGY, encoded by the coding sequence ATGTCCCCTCTCTTTCCCGACGACGAACCCGCCGCCTTTGCCCCGCCGCCTGGCCCGGGCCCCGACGCGCCCCTGGCCGAGCGCCGCCGCCCCCACCGCCTGGCCGACTACGCCGGCCAGCCCCACCTGCTGGGGCCCCAGGGCGTGCTCACGCGCTACCTGGCCGCCGGCCGCCTGCCCAGCCTGCTGCTGTGGGGCCCCCCGGGCGTGGGCAAAACCACCCTGGCCCTGCTGCTGGCCAGCGAGTTGAAGCAGCCCTTCGCCGCCCTCAGCGCCATCAACGCGGGGGTGAAGGACGTGCGCGAGGTCATCGAGCGGGCCAAGCGGCAGCGCGGCACGGTGCTGTTCATCGACGAAATTCACCGCTTCAGCAAGGCGCAGCAGGATGCGCTGCTGGGGGCCGTGGAGAATGGGACGATTACCCTGATTGGCGCCACCACCGAAAACCCGTCGTTCGAGGTGATTCCGGCCTTGCTTTCGCGCTGCCAGGTGTACGTGCTGGAGCCGCTGGGGCCCGACACGCTGCGCGACATCATTGCCAAGGCCCTGGCAGAGGACCCGGCGCTCAGCCAAATCAAGGTCAAGCTGAAGGAAGACCACGCCCTGTTGGCCCTGAGCGGCGGCGACGCCCGCAAGCTGCTCAACCTGCTCGAAATTGTGGTGCAGAGCACGCCGCCCGACAAAAAAGGCGTCGTCACCGTCACCGATGCCGTGGTGCAGCAAGTGGCCCAGCGCCCACTGGCGCGCTACGACAAGGGCGGCGAAATGCACTACGACGTGATTTCGGCCTTCATCAAAAGCATCCGCGGCTCCGACCCCAACGCCGCGCTCTACTACCTGGCCGTGATGCTGGAGGGCGGCGAGGACGTGAAATTCATCGCCCGCCGCATGCTCATTCTGGCTTCCGAGGACATCGGCAACGCCAACCCCAACGCGCTGCTGCTGGCCACCAGCTGCTTCCAGGCCTGCACCGTCATCGGCCTGCCCGAGTCCGATTTGATTCTTAGCCAAACGGTTATCTACCTGGCCACGTCGGAGAAAAGCAACGCCGCCTACACGGCCATCCGGGCGGCGCAGGCCGAGGTGCGGGCCCGGGGTGTGCACCCGGTGCCGGTGCCGCTGCGCAACGCGCCCACCCGCCTGCTTAAGCAGCTTGGCTACGGCAAGGAGTACGAGTACTCGCACAACGGCGCGGGCAACTTTGCGGCCCAGGAGTTTCTGCCCGATGCCCTCCGCGGCACCGCCTATTACGAGCCGGGCCAGAACGCCGCCGAGCAACGCATCCGCGAGAAGCTGCGCGGCTGGTGGGGCGAGAAATACGGCTACTAA
- a CDS encoding FkbM family methyltransferase, translating to MPYALDHFDELVTKTHQGQKLTTDRLDYPYVYDISSAQLSKIEFVKIGVWNEKKTIKFYFPAKEDYAGHSITNLQNTDKYIEGDVDTLSNIMQALGHSHIDLLKIEIEGAEYTVIDNVIGEKIDVKIILVEFDEYHHREGKNLATLRRIKKSSDKILDAGYKLVHTSSYYKKTFVRKDVFEMLRRASN from the coding sequence ATGCCCTACGCCTTGGATCACTTCGACGAGTTGGTGACTAAAACCCATCAAGGCCAAAAGCTGACAACAGATAGGCTTGATTATCCTTACGTATACGACATCAGTAGTGCGCAGCTTAGCAAAATCGAGTTCGTAAAAATTGGGGTGTGGAACGAAAAAAAAACCATCAAGTTCTACTTCCCTGCCAAGGAAGATTATGCGGGCCACTCGATTACCAACCTTCAAAATACTGATAAATACATAGAAGGCGATGTCGATACTTTATCAAACATCATGCAGGCCCTCGGTCACTCGCACATCGATTTGCTTAAGATAGAGATTGAGGGAGCTGAATATACAGTTATCGACAACGTTATCGGTGAGAAAATCGACGTAAAAATAATATTGGTAGAATTCGACGAATACCATCACCGCGAAGGCAAAAACCTGGCTACTCTGCGACGTATTAAAAAATCATCTGATAAAATATTGGATGCGGGTTATAAATTAGTGCATACTTCCAGCTATTATAAAAAAACCTTCGTGAGAAAGGATGTTTTCGAAATGCTCAGGAGAGCATCGAACTAA
- a CDS encoding NAD(P)/FAD-dependent oxidoreductase has translation MATHPALAPRFAQAERLGPVRGFGLPLGSKRRALSGPQYLLLGDAGSLIDPFSGEGISHAMVSGRHAAVWAAQAVANGDFSSKFLQHYDKAVYNRLWQELRLSRAMQRLLNFPSLFNIVANRAANNPTLAETLSAMFLDLDLRERLRQPSFYFKLLFGGR, from the coding sequence GCCACCCACCCGGCCCTGGCCCCGCGCTTCGCGCAGGCCGAGCGGCTGGGCCCCGTGCGCGGCTTCGGGCTGCCGCTGGGCTCGAAGCGCCGGGCGCTGTCGGGGCCCCAGTACCTGCTGCTCGGCGACGCCGGCTCGCTCATCGACCCGTTCTCGGGCGAGGGCATTTCGCACGCCATGGTGAGCGGGCGCCACGCCGCTGTGTGGGCCGCCCAGGCCGTGGCCAACGGCGATTTTAGCTCGAAATTCCTCCAGCACTACGACAAGGCCGTGTACAACCGCCTCTGGCAGGAGCTGCGCTTGAGCCGCGCCATGCAGCGCCTGCTCAACTTCCCCAGCCTGTTCAACATCGTGGCCAACCGCGCCGCCAACAACCCCACGCTGGCCGAAACCCTCTCCGCCATGTTCCTCGACCTAGACTTGCGCGAGCGGCTGCGCCAGCCCAGCTTCTACTTCAAGCTGCTGTTTGGGGGGCGCTGA
- the sppA gene encoding signal peptide peptidase SppA — MRQFFKFTLATLVGLVLFFGLGLAVLAVIVGVASSASKTKSVAANSVLELKLNEPLTERGQSTDFNPLGGRQSSTGLVALKEAIGRAKTDDDIKGILLNLDIVQGGMASLEEVRDALLDFKKSGKFVVAYHETASEKSYYLASMANEIYLHPQGLLEFNGLSSEVMFYKRLFAKAGIEPYIFRVGSFKSAVEPFFRENFSDSARLQTVSYLRSLNDDLIGQVAAARGIAPARLHVISDSMLVHDANDALRLKLVTKLGYFDEVQDYMRGKLGLAKDKKPNLVSLSDYNDGNQADENEGKTSGNRIAVIYAEGDIVTGKGSDDNIGSTKFAEAIRKARLDDKVKAVVLRINSPGGSSLASDVIYREVLLTKKVKPIIASMSDVAASGGYYIAMACDTIVAHPNSITGSIGVFGVLPNIQPLLADKLGITVDRVTTGKFSDLPTITRALSDYEKKTMQHSVDLIYADFTSKAALGRHMPVERLRRLASGRVWSGAEAKANGLVDVLGDYEAALKIAAARAHLKADDYRVQRLPRRKAGLEALLARFGVGDDAEAAADARVQATLKTKLGPLYPVYAQYQKLLTMSGVQARLPYELEIK, encoded by the coding sequence ATGCGTCAATTCTTTAAATTCACCCTAGCCACGCTGGTGGGGCTGGTGCTGTTTTTTGGCCTCGGCCTGGCCGTGCTCGCCGTCATCGTAGGCGTGGCCAGCAGCGCCAGCAAAACGAAAAGTGTGGCCGCCAACTCGGTGCTGGAGCTGAAGCTGAACGAGCCGCTGACCGAGCGCGGCCAGTCCACCGACTTCAACCCGCTGGGCGGCCGGCAGTCTTCCACGGGCCTGGTGGCGCTGAAGGAGGCCATCGGCCGGGCCAAAACCGACGACGACATCAAGGGCATCCTGCTGAACCTGGACATTGTGCAGGGCGGCATGGCCTCGCTGGAGGAGGTACGCGACGCGCTGCTCGACTTTAAGAAGTCGGGCAAATTCGTGGTGGCCTACCACGAAACGGCCTCCGAGAAGAGCTATTACCTGGCCTCAATGGCCAACGAAATCTACCTGCACCCGCAGGGCCTGTTGGAATTCAACGGCTTAAGCTCGGAGGTGATGTTCTACAAGCGGCTGTTTGCCAAGGCCGGCATCGAGCCCTACATCTTCCGGGTGGGTTCGTTTAAGAGCGCCGTGGAGCCGTTTTTCCGCGAGAACTTCTCCGATTCGGCCCGCTTGCAAACCGTATCGTACCTGCGCTCACTCAACGACGACCTGATAGGCCAGGTGGCCGCCGCGCGGGGCATTGCGCCCGCCCGCCTGCACGTCATCTCCGACTCGATGCTGGTGCACGACGCCAACGACGCCCTGCGCCTGAAGCTGGTGACCAAGCTCGGCTACTTTGACGAGGTGCAGGACTACATGCGCGGCAAGCTGGGCCTGGCCAAGGACAAGAAGCCCAACCTGGTGAGCCTGAGCGACTACAACGACGGCAACCAGGCCGACGAAAACGAAGGCAAGACCAGTGGCAACCGCATCGCCGTCATTTACGCCGAGGGTGATATCGTGACCGGCAAGGGTTCGGACGACAACATCGGCAGCACCAAGTTTGCCGAAGCCATCCGCAAGGCCCGGCTCGACGATAAGGTGAAGGCCGTGGTGCTGCGCATCAACTCGCCGGGCGGTTCCTCGCTGGCCTCCGACGTCATTTACCGCGAGGTGCTGCTGACCAAGAAGGTGAAGCCCATCATCGCCAGCATGAGCGACGTGGCGGCCTCGGGCGGCTACTACATTGCCATGGCCTGCGACACCATCGTGGCCCACCCGAACTCGATTACGGGCTCGATTGGCGTGTTTGGCGTGCTGCCCAACATTCAGCCGCTGCTGGCCGACAAGCTCGGCATCACGGTGGACCGCGTGACGACGGGCAAGTTTTCGGACCTGCCCACCATCACCCGGGCCCTGTCGGACTACGAGAAAAAGACCATGCAGCACAGCGTGGATTTGATTTACGCCGACTTCACGAGCAAGGCCGCCCTGGGCCGCCACATGCCCGTGGAGCGCCTGCGCCGCCTGGCCTCGGGCCGCGTCTGGAGCGGCGCCGAAGCCAAAGCCAACGGCCTCGTGGACGTGCTCGGTGACTACGAAGCCGCCCTGAAAATCGCCGCCGCCCGCGCCCACCTCAAGGCCGACGACTACCGGGTGCAGCGCCTGCCGCGCCGCAAAGCGGGCCTGGAGGCGCTGCTGGCCCGCTTCGGAGTAGGCGACGACGCCGAGGCCGCTGCCGATGCCCGCGTGCAAGCCACCCTCAAAACCAAACTGGGGCCCCTGTATCCGGTGTACGCCCAGTACCAGAAGCTGCTGACGATGAGCGGCGTGCAGGCGCGCTTGCCGTATGAATTGGAAATCAAATAG
- a CDS encoding tetratricopeptide repeat protein yields the protein MRISSLSFLAALGLLGALSNCAATTEKDRPTSVVARVPAASAVPPVDSAGAARSAPDARAGVLATEGASAGAPSAHEVSAERTREKKMSNAEYRQMLATADAALKGNPKNPAALLQRAKAKSYLHEYPAAQLDYSAALRYQRNNPDAYYNRGVNHLMMKQYKAATADFAGALKYRPDDKESFFGRGVAKMQMYQYKPAVADFTRAIQLDSAYADAWEYRGISYASFDKLPEARRDLERATDLNPDAAKSLRRYVGQDGKEPIKTAPIRATRPTAGRH from the coding sequence ATGCGTATTTCGAGCCTTTCCTTCCTAGCGGCCCTGGGCCTGCTGGGGGCCCTCAGCAACTGCGCCGCCACCACCGAAAAAGACCGGCCCACCTCCGTGGTGGCCCGCGTGCCGGCCGCCTCCGCCGTGCCGCCCGTCGACTCGGCTGGTGCTGCCCGCTCGGCCCCCGATGCCCGCGCCGGCGTACTGGCTACCGAGGGCGCCAGCGCCGGGGCTCCCTCGGCTCATGAGGTTTCGGCCGAGCGCACCCGCGAGAAGAAAATGAGCAACGCCGAGTACCGCCAAATGCTGGCCACGGCCGACGCCGCCCTCAAGGGCAACCCCAAGAACCCCGCCGCCCTGCTCCAGCGCGCCAAGGCCAAGAGCTACCTGCACGAGTACCCCGCCGCCCAACTCGACTACTCGGCCGCCCTGCGCTACCAGCGCAACAACCCCGATGCCTACTACAACCGCGGTGTGAACCACCTGATGATGAAGCAGTACAAGGCTGCCACCGCCGACTTCGCTGGGGCCCTCAAGTACCGGCCCGACGATAAAGAATCGTTCTTCGGCCGCGGCGTGGCCAAGATGCAGATGTACCAGTACAAGCCCGCCGTGGCCGATTTCACCCGCGCCATCCAGCTCGATTCGGCCTACGCCGACGCCTGGGAATACCGCGGCATTAGCTACGCCTCGTTCGACAAGCTGCCTGAGGCGCGCCGCGACCTGGAACGCGCCACCGACCTTAACCCCGACGCCGCCAAAAGCCTGCGCCGCTACGTGGGCCAAGACGGCAAGGAGCCGATAAAAACCGCGCCCATCCGGGCCACACGCCCCACGGCCGGCCGTCATTAG
- a CDS encoding virulence RhuM family protein has translation MATTENILLYQAPDGQTQLEVQLDNETVWLTQAQMAELFAVSRPNITLHLRNVFKDGELGQISVGKESLLTAADGKQYRTKYYNLDVIISIGYRVKSLRGTHFRQWAMGVLRQYLVQGYALNDKRLRESAHQLADLKRLVQLQGEVAANQELTSDQSDALLRVLGDYARALDVLDQYDHQRLEVRGTASDEPFELTYEAGLEAVEGLRKQFGGSALFGREKDGCVVPKLGAYHLPEFRRRGLVPERGREGGQPAVLRGEEPLVFRWQ, from the coding sequence ATGGCTACCACCGAAAACATCCTCCTCTACCAAGCCCCCGACGGCCAAACGCAGCTCGAAGTACAGCTTGACAATGAAACCGTATGGCTGACGCAAGCGCAGATGGCGGAACTGTTCGCTGTTTCCCGCCCCAACATAACGTTGCACTTGCGCAACGTATTCAAGGATGGTGAGTTAGGTCAGATTTCAGTTGGTAAGGAATCCTTACTAACTGCCGCCGACGGCAAGCAGTACCGCACCAAATATTACAACCTTGACGTCATCATTTCCATCGGCTACCGGGTAAAATCGTTGCGCGGTACGCATTTCCGGCAGTGGGCTATGGGCGTACTGCGGCAATACTTGGTGCAGGGCTATGCACTGAACGACAAGCGCCTGCGCGAAAGCGCCCACCAGCTGGCTGACCTCAAGCGGCTGGTGCAGTTGCAAGGCGAAGTAGCGGCCAATCAGGAGCTGACTTCGGACCAATCGGACGCCTTATTGCGCGTGCTGGGCGACTACGCCAGGGCCCTCGACGTGCTCGACCAGTACGACCACCAGCGCCTGGAAGTACGCGGCACGGCTTCGGATGAGCCGTTTGAATTGACTTACGAAGCCGGCCTGGAGGCCGTGGAAGGGTTGCGTAAGCAATTTGGTGGCAGCGCCTTGTTTGGGAGGGAGAAGGATGGATGCGTCGTTCCAAAGCTCGGTGCGTACCATTTACCAGAGTTTCGGCGGCGAGGACTTGTACCCGAGCGTGGAAGAGAAGGCGGCCAACCTGCTGTACTTCGTGGTGAAGAACCACTCGTTTTCCGATGGCAATAA